In Holophagales bacterium, one DNA window encodes the following:
- the aspS gene encoding aspartate--tRNA ligase, producing the protein MKRRGAGTLTKADIGTKVKLQGWVQRRRSLGGLVFVDVRDRSGLCQVVVHPEDRPELAARLEPVRSEWVIEIEGTVKAREVQAVNPQMATGEIELAAESATILAKADPLPFSLDARAEVFDDMRLRYRYLDLRRPELQRNFLLRDRIVHTARAFFHEQGFLEVETPILTKSTPEGARDYLVPSRVHGGEFYALPQSPQLFKQLLMVAGFEKYVQIARCFRDEDLRADRQPEFTQIDLEMSFPTEEEIYELIEGLFARLFPIVGVEPQTPFRRMSYSEAMARYGSDRPDLRFDLPIVDLSARLGASGFRGFREAVEQGGVVRGFVVPGGAGASRKQVDGWAEVARKSGAAGVLTLRRQNGELAFQVKGALTAEELDGAAAALGLEEGGLALLVAGPAKVAANALGTLRLELAKAFDLIPANRWSFLWVTDFPLLEWDAEAGRWAAMHHPFTSPRPLDLDRLESDPGAVMARAYDVVLNGTELGGGSIRIHDRDVQQRVFGLLGIGEEEARARFGFLLDALRFGAPPHGGLALGLDRMVMLMAGAASLRDVIAFPKTASATCLMTEAPSSVDARQLDELGVAVKPRRGSS; encoded by the coding sequence ATGAAACGACGTGGCGCCGGTACCCTGACGAAGGCGGACATCGGCACGAAGGTGAAGCTCCAGGGCTGGGTGCAGCGGCGCCGCAGCCTCGGCGGGCTGGTCTTCGTCGACGTCCGCGACCGCAGCGGGCTCTGCCAGGTGGTGGTCCATCCGGAGGATCGCCCGGAGCTCGCGGCACGCCTGGAGCCGGTGCGCTCGGAATGGGTGATCGAGATCGAAGGGACGGTCAAGGCGCGCGAGGTGCAGGCGGTGAACCCGCAGATGGCGACCGGAGAGATCGAGCTCGCGGCGGAGAGTGCGACGATTCTCGCCAAAGCCGATCCATTGCCCTTCTCGCTCGACGCCCGCGCCGAGGTCTTCGACGACATGCGCCTGCGCTATCGCTACCTCGACCTGCGCCGCCCCGAGCTGCAACGGAATTTCCTCCTGCGGGATCGCATCGTGCACACGGCGCGGGCCTTCTTCCACGAGCAGGGATTCCTCGAGGTGGAGACGCCGATTCTGACCAAGTCGACGCCGGAAGGCGCGCGCGACTACCTGGTCCCGTCGCGCGTGCACGGCGGCGAGTTCTATGCTCTCCCGCAGTCGCCGCAGCTGTTCAAGCAACTCCTGATGGTGGCGGGATTCGAGAAGTACGTGCAGATCGCTCGTTGCTTCCGCGACGAGGACCTGCGAGCGGATCGCCAGCCGGAGTTCACCCAGATCGACCTCGAGATGTCGTTCCCGACCGAAGAGGAGATCTACGAGCTGATCGAAGGGCTCTTCGCACGTCTCTTCCCGATTGTCGGCGTGGAGCCGCAGACGCCGTTCCGGCGCATGTCCTATTCCGAAGCGATGGCGCGCTACGGGAGCGACCGCCCGGACCTGCGCTTCGACCTGCCGATCGTCGATCTCTCGGCCCGTCTCGGCGCCTCGGGATTCCGCGGCTTCCGTGAAGCGGTGGAGCAGGGCGGGGTGGTGCGTGGCTTCGTGGTGCCCGGAGGTGCCGGCGCGTCGCGCAAGCAGGTCGACGGTTGGGCGGAGGTGGCCCGCAAGTCCGGAGCCGCGGGTGTCCTGACCCTGCGTCGGCAGAACGGCGAGCTGGCCTTCCAGGTCAAGGGTGCTCTCACGGCCGAGGAACTGGACGGGGCCGCGGCGGCGCTCGGTCTCGAAGAGGGCGGGCTTGCTCTCCTCGTCGCCGGTCCGGCGAAGGTCGCCGCCAACGCCCTCGGCACGCTGCGACTCGAGCTGGCCAAGGCGTTCGACCTGATTCCGGCGAATCGCTGGTCCTTCCTCTGGGTGACCGACTTCCCGCTGCTCGAGTGGGATGCCGAGGCGGGTCGTTGGGCGGCGATGCACCATCCCTTCACCAGCCCGCGCCCGCTCGACCTCGACCGGCTGGAGAGCGACCCCGGCGCGGTCATGGCACGCGCCTACGACGTCGTGCTCAACGGCACCGAGCTCGGCGGCGGATCGATCCGCATTCACGATCGCGACGTCCAGCAGCGGGTCTTCGGCCTGCTCGGTATCGGTGAAGAGGAGGCTCGCGCGCGATTCGGCTTCCTGCTCGATGCGTTGCGCTTCGGCGCTCCGCCGCACGGCGGTCTCGCCCTGGGGCTCGACCGCATGGTGATGTTGATGGCGGGCGCCGCGTCGCTGCGCGACGTCATCGCCTTCCCGAAGACCGCCTCGGCGACCTGCCTGATGACCGAGGCTCCCTCGTCCGTCGACGCGCGCCAGCTCGACGAGCTCGGCGTCGCGGTCAAACCGCGGCGCGGATCGTCTTGA
- a CDS encoding gamma carbonic anhydrase family protein produces the protein MPTYPYRGALPRLGRRVYLAPSAELAGDIEVGDDCSFWFHTAARGDVHWIRLGARSNVQDGTVLHVTHERFPLSIGDDVVIGHSCMIHGCTLEDACLIGIGAIVLDGAVVESEAQVGAGAVVPPGMRVPSGHLVMGVPARVVRALSPEEREGIREIARRYVGVKDEYLAAPAADPTVLERGEGR, from the coding sequence ATGCCGACCTATCCCTATCGCGGAGCTCTCCCGCGGCTCGGCCGCCGCGTCTACCTCGCGCCGTCTGCCGAGCTCGCCGGCGACATCGAGGTCGGCGACGACTGCTCGTTCTGGTTCCACACCGCCGCCCGCGGCGACGTCCATTGGATCCGCCTCGGTGCGCGCAGCAACGTGCAGGATGGGACCGTCCTGCACGTCACCCACGAGCGCTTTCCGCTGTCGATCGGCGACGACGTGGTCATCGGCCACTCCTGCATGATCCACGGCTGCACCCTCGAGGACGCCTGCCTGATCGGCATCGGCGCGATCGTTCTCGACGGTGCGGTGGTGGAGAGCGAGGCGCAGGTGGGAGCCGGCGCAGTCGTCCCTCCGGGCATGCGGGTGCCGAGCGGGCATCTGGTGATGGGCGTCCCGGCCCGTGTCGTCCGCGCCCTCTCGCCGGAGGAGCGTGAGGGGATCCGCGAGATCGCCCGGCGCTACGTCGGCGTCAAGGACGAATATCTGGCGGCACCGGCGGCGGACCCGACCGTCCTCGAGAGGGGGGAAGGACGATGA
- a CDS encoding M3 family metallopeptidase encodes MPTTLLSGLAVAALMAATPPAPTANPLLAPWKGPYGGVPPFDLAKVEQFQPALEAAMAEQLAEIDAIAANPAPADFANTIAALERAGRTLDRVSTVYGVFSSTMNTADFQVVEREMAPKLAAFADRITQNAKLFARVATVYEARERSGLSAEQQRLVWLIYNNFVRAGAKLDGAAKERMSAINQRLATLYTQFSQNVLADETDYVLYLDHREDLAGLPDSVIAGAAAAAKARGQEGKWAILNTRSSMEPFLSYSDRRDLRERVWKTYYSRGDNGDAKDNNAIITEILKLRFERARLLGYATHAHWRLEVAMAKAPERAMALLEAVWKPAVARVHEEVADMQALADREGAKLTIEPWDYRYYAEKVRKAKYDLDANAVKPYLQLEKLREAMFWVAGELFGFRFTPVSGVAVVHPDVRVWEVTDAASGRHVGLWFFDPYARPGKRSGAWMNAYRTQERFDGEVTTIVSNNSNFVKGAPGEPVLISWDDATTLFHEFGHALHGLSSNVTYPTLAGTAVARDYVEFPSQLLEHWLPTPEVLNRFALHYQTGKPIPAELVERIERASTFNQGFQTVEYLASALVDMKLHLAGDVTIDPDKFERETLGALGMPREIVMRHRTPQFTHVFSGDGYSAGYYSYLWADTLTADAWQAFVEGAGPWDKAVAKRLRDHVFSVGNTVDPAEGYRAFRGRDAGIGPLMKDRGFPVPAEAAKPAGAP; translated from the coding sequence ATGCCGACAACCCTGCTCTCCGGGCTGGCGGTGGCAGCGCTGATGGCCGCCACGCCCCCGGCGCCGACTGCCAATCCGTTGCTCGCGCCCTGGAAGGGGCCGTACGGTGGCGTGCCGCCGTTCGACCTCGCCAAGGTGGAGCAGTTCCAGCCCGCGCTCGAGGCCGCGATGGCCGAGCAGCTCGCCGAGATCGACGCCATCGCCGCCAACCCCGCACCGGCGGATTTCGCCAACACGATCGCCGCGCTCGAGCGAGCCGGCCGGACGCTCGACCGTGTGAGCACGGTCTACGGCGTCTTCAGCTCGACGATGAACACCGCGGACTTCCAGGTGGTCGAGCGCGAGATGGCCCCGAAACTGGCGGCCTTCGCCGATCGCATCACCCAGAACGCCAAGCTCTTCGCGCGCGTCGCGACGGTCTACGAGGCACGCGAGCGCAGCGGTCTGAGCGCCGAGCAACAGCGCCTCGTCTGGCTGATCTACAACAACTTCGTGCGCGCCGGCGCCAAGCTCGACGGGGCGGCGAAGGAGCGCATGTCGGCGATCAACCAGCGCCTGGCCACGCTCTACACCCAGTTCAGTCAGAACGTCCTCGCCGACGAGACGGACTACGTCCTCTATCTGGACCACCGCGAGGACCTCGCCGGGCTTCCCGATTCGGTGATCGCCGGCGCGGCGGCTGCGGCGAAGGCACGCGGCCAGGAGGGGAAGTGGGCCATCCTCAACACCCGCTCGAGCATGGAGCCGTTCCTCTCCTACTCGGACCGGCGCGATCTGCGGGAGCGGGTCTGGAAGACCTACTACAGCCGCGGCGACAACGGGGATGCGAAGGACAACAACGCGATCATCACCGAGATCCTCAAGTTGCGTTTCGAGCGTGCCCGGCTGCTCGGCTACGCCACGCACGCCCATTGGCGGCTCGAGGTGGCGATGGCCAAGGCGCCGGAGCGCGCCATGGCGCTGCTCGAAGCGGTCTGGAAGCCGGCCGTGGCGCGCGTCCACGAGGAGGTCGCCGACATGCAGGCGCTCGCCGACCGCGAGGGCGCCAAGCTGACGATCGAGCCCTGGGACTACCGCTACTACGCCGAGAAGGTGCGCAAGGCCAAGTACGACCTCGACGCCAACGCGGTGAAGCCTTATCTGCAGCTCGAGAAGCTGCGGGAGGCGATGTTCTGGGTCGCCGGTGAGCTCTTCGGCTTCCGCTTCACGCCGGTGAGCGGGGTGGCGGTCGTCCACCCCGACGTCCGGGTCTGGGAGGTCACCGATGCGGCGAGCGGCCGGCACGTCGGCCTCTGGTTCTTCGACCCCTACGCCCGGCCGGGCAAGCGCTCGGGCGCGTGGATGAACGCCTACCGCACCCAGGAGCGATTCGACGGCGAGGTGACGACGATCGTCTCCAACAACTCGAACTTCGTGAAGGGTGCCCCGGGCGAGCCGGTACTGATCAGCTGGGACGACGCCACGACGCTCTTCCACGAGTTCGGCCACGCCCTCCACGGCCTGTCGTCGAACGTCACCTACCCGACCCTCGCCGGGACCGCCGTGGCGCGCGACTACGTCGAGTTCCCGTCGCAGCTGCTGGAGCACTGGCTGCCGACGCCCGAGGTACTCAACCGCTTCGCGCTCCACTACCAGACTGGCAAGCCGATCCCCGCCGAGCTGGTCGAGCGGATCGAGCGCGCGTCGACGTTCAACCAGGGGTTCCAGACGGTCGAATATCTGGCGAGCGCGCTCGTCGACATGAAGCTGCACCTGGCCGGCGACGTCACGATCGACCCGGACAAGTTCGAACGCGAGACGCTCGGGGCTCTCGGCATGCCGCGCGAGATCGTCATGCGCCACCGCACGCCGCAGTTCACCCACGTCTTCTCCGGTGACGGCTATTCGGCCGGCTACTACAGCTACCTGTGGGCCGATACGCTCACCGCCGACGCCTGGCAGGCGTTCGTCGAAGGGGCAGGACCCTGGGACAAGGCCGTGGCCAAGCGGCTGCGGGATCACGTCTTCTCGGTCGGCAATACCGTGGATCCGGCAGAGGGCTACCGCGCCTTCCGCGGGCGCGACGCGGGGATCGGCCCACTGATGAAGGACCGGGGCTTCCCCGTGCCGGCGGAGGCCGCGAAGCCGGCCGGCGCTCCCTGA
- a CDS encoding TonB-dependent receptor: protein MSRLMHSKLLLCALAALVSFPVATSAQTPPVTVSEEIQVTATRLPSDANEVPAVISVISGDELARRGATDLASALALLGGISIAPGGDGGPAASVPEMMGLKEFDAFLLVVDDVPWGGAFNPALASLDLTAVERIEVLRGSAPVLYGATSFVGVIHVIHRAAGQGDRSASLWAGSYSSFGASAILPLPTHGGWNQSLIANGEDRGFRDDRTGFTRGHLLYRGRGALAGGTLRLDLDATLLRQDPSSPSPRAGKVLSPLVPIDANNNPRDAHIDENRVHLVGGFERPALGGAWTTTLAATFVSRDIVRGMLSSLASSGINAAGYAQDQDETDLYFDTHLGWKPSPNLDVVVGADVLAGKGEADSKNFDYAVGLDGSNAPSSGSQTILERPSLEDERVFLGLYAQGIWKPAPRWSIEAGARLNHTSEDREGEVEGAGGDEEVSDSRTTTRGSGSLGVSFLAWGHDREGIWLFADARDAFKPAAIDFGPRPRARSSSRRPRGRSKAVSRASASAVDSAGRPPTSTCSSRTSSSRAPSMAGRRSSTPARSRSRDGRSRPRGAPSAT, encoded by the coding sequence GTGTCTCGACTCATGCACTCCAAGCTGCTGCTTTGCGCGCTCGCCGCGCTCGTCTCGTTCCCTGTCGCCACCTCCGCCCAGACGCCTCCCGTCACGGTTTCGGAGGAGATCCAGGTCACCGCCACCCGCCTGCCGTCGGATGCCAACGAAGTTCCTGCCGTGATCTCCGTGATCTCGGGCGACGAGCTCGCTCGCCGCGGCGCGACCGACCTCGCGTCGGCGCTCGCCCTTCTCGGCGGCATCTCGATCGCTCCGGGAGGAGATGGCGGCCCCGCCGCCTCGGTGCCGGAGATGATGGGCCTCAAGGAATTCGACGCCTTCCTGCTGGTCGTCGACGACGTGCCGTGGGGCGGCGCCTTCAACCCGGCGCTCGCCTCGCTCGATCTGACCGCCGTCGAGCGCATCGAAGTCCTGCGCGGCTCGGCCCCCGTGCTCTACGGTGCGACCTCGTTCGTCGGCGTGATTCACGTCATCCACCGCGCCGCCGGACAGGGTGATCGCAGCGCCTCGCTCTGGGCCGGCAGCTATTCGTCCTTCGGGGCTTCCGCCATCCTCCCGCTGCCGACCCACGGCGGCTGGAACCAGAGCCTCATCGCCAACGGCGAGGACCGGGGCTTCCGCGACGACCGCACCGGCTTCACACGCGGACACCTGCTCTACCGCGGCCGTGGCGCGCTCGCCGGCGGCACCCTCCGGCTCGACCTCGACGCCACCCTCCTCCGGCAGGATCCCTCGAGCCCGTCCCCGCGCGCGGGCAAGGTTCTTTCACCCCTCGTTCCGATCGACGCCAACAACAACCCGCGCGACGCGCACATCGACGAAAACCGCGTCCACCTCGTCGGCGGCTTCGAGCGCCCGGCCCTCGGCGGCGCCTGGACGACGACCCTCGCCGCGACGTTCGTCTCCCGCGACATCGTGCGAGGAATGCTCAGCTCGCTGGCGTCGTCCGGGATCAACGCGGCGGGCTACGCCCAGGACCAGGACGAAACGGACCTCTACTTCGACACCCACCTCGGTTGGAAGCCGTCGCCGAACCTCGACGTGGTCGTCGGCGCCGACGTGCTCGCCGGCAAGGGCGAGGCCGACTCGAAGAACTTCGACTACGCCGTCGGACTCGACGGCAGCAACGCCCCGTCGAGCGGTTCGCAGACGATTCTCGAGCGGCCCTCGCTCGAGGACGAGCGCGTCTTCCTCGGCCTCTACGCCCAGGGTATCTGGAAGCCGGCTCCTCGCTGGTCGATCGAGGCCGGAGCGCGGCTGAATCACACCTCCGAGGACCGCGAGGGCGAGGTCGAAGGGGCGGGCGGCGACGAGGAGGTCTCCGACAGCCGCACGACCACCCGCGGCAGCGGCAGCCTCGGCGTGAGCTTCCTCGCGTGGGGACACGATCGCGAGGGGATCTGGCTGTTTGCCGACGCCCGCGATGCCTTCAAGCCGGCGGCGATCGACTTCGGCCCGAGGCCGAGGGCGAGATCCTCGAGCCGGAGACCGCGCGGACGATCGAAGGCGGTGTCAAGGGCGTCGGCTTCGGCGGTCGATTCCGCTGGCAGGCCTCCTACTTCGACATGCAGTTCAAGAACCTCGTCGTCGCGAGCTCCGTCGATGGCCGGCCGACGCTCGTCAACGCCGGCGAGGAGTCGTTCGCGGGATGGGAGGTCGAGGCCGCGTGGCGCGCCTTCGGCGACCTGA
- a CDS encoding 3-dehydroquinate synthase, whose product MSEPNAVQRFPLRHPRGQTEIAAGEGAFDTLLPELAKWVEGRHLFLLSCPRVRSLHGASLDPLRRCAARVTELETLDGEAAKTLACAGELWSAMAAAGGKRDSRLLAFGGGSVGDLGGFVAGSFLRGIEFAQAPTTLLAQVDAAIGGKTGIDLPEGKNLVGLFHHPAFVVAESAWLRTLPVEELRGGLAEAIKMAALLDSGLFSLLERDLEWLLAGDGQRLGPVAAAAARAKVRVVEIDPEERAERKLLNFGHTLGHAIETASGHGSLRHGDAVAWGMRFAMLLARREGWAADLAPRLDGLLDRLAPGRPRAISPEAVLAALRRDKKARERGLGWVLPRRLGEGCWDVAVPAEVIDALVPRFLAFAAGERGSLDL is encoded by the coding sequence GTGAGCGAGCCCAACGCGGTCCAGCGCTTTCCTCTCCGGCATCCGCGCGGCCAGACCGAGATCGCCGCCGGAGAGGGTGCCTTCGACACGCTCCTCCCCGAGCTCGCGAAGTGGGTGGAGGGGCGTCACCTCTTCCTGCTCTCCTGCCCTCGCGTTCGGTCGTTGCACGGCGCGAGCCTCGATCCGCTGCGGCGCTGTGCCGCTCGCGTGACCGAGCTCGAGACGCTCGACGGCGAAGCCGCCAAGACGCTCGCCTGCGCCGGCGAGCTGTGGAGCGCGATGGCCGCGGCCGGAGGGAAGCGCGACAGCCGGCTCCTGGCTTTCGGCGGCGGGAGCGTGGGAGACCTCGGTGGCTTCGTCGCCGGGTCCTTCCTGCGCGGCATCGAATTCGCCCAGGCACCGACGACGTTGCTCGCCCAGGTGGATGCGGCGATCGGCGGCAAGACCGGAATCGACCTGCCAGAAGGGAAGAACCTGGTCGGTCTGTTTCATCACCCGGCGTTCGTCGTCGCCGAGTCCGCCTGGCTGCGCACCCTGCCGGTCGAAGAGCTCCGCGGCGGCCTTGCCGAGGCGATCAAGATGGCGGCGCTGCTCGATTCCGGGCTCTTCAGCCTGCTGGAACGGGACCTCGAGTGGCTGCTCGCCGGCGATGGCCAGCGCCTCGGGCCGGTCGCCGCGGCGGCCGCCCGCGCCAAGGTGCGGGTCGTCGAGATCGACCCCGAAGAGCGCGCGGAGCGCAAGCTGCTCAACTTCGGTCACACGCTGGGTCACGCGATCGAGACGGCGAGCGGCCACGGCTCCTTGCGACACGGCGACGCCGTGGCCTGGGGGATGCGTTTCGCGATGCTGCTGGCCCGGCGAGAGGGTTGGGCCGCCGACCTGGCGCCGCGGCTGGACGGCCTGCTCGATCGGCTGGCGCCCGGGCGGCCGCGCGCCATCTCCCCGGAGGCGGTTCTCGCCGCCTTGCGACGCGACAAGAAGGCGCGGGAACGCGGGCTCGGCTGGGTCCTTCCTCGGCGCCTCGGCGAAGGATGCTGGGACGTGGCCGTGCCCGCCGAAGTGATCGACGCCCTGGTGCCGCGGTTCCTCGCCTTCGCCGCCGGGGAGCGCGGCTCCTTGGATCTATAA
- a CDS encoding PIN domain-containing protein, translating to MAAVYIDTSALVALFLASDRSHETAARAFARLAEEGAPLYTSSYVVVETCALLDRRVGREAVLRFRSEFAPLLRVLWVDEELHEAGLDRLAGQRGAGLSFVDATSLAAMRRLGLERAFAFDELFSREGYELVN from the coding sequence ATGGCCGCGGTCTACATCGACACGTCGGCTCTGGTCGCCCTCTTCCTGGCGAGCGACCGGTCGCACGAGACGGCGGCGCGCGCCTTCGCCCGGCTCGCCGAGGAGGGAGCGCCGCTCTACACCTCGTCCTATGTCGTGGTCGAAACCTGTGCGTTGCTCGATCGCCGGGTGGGGCGGGAGGCGGTCCTGCGCTTCCGCAGCGAATTCGCGCCGCTGCTGCGCGTGCTCTGGGTCGACGAGGAGTTGCACGAGGCCGGTCTCGATCGACTGGCGGGCCAGCGCGGCGCCGGTCTGAGCTTCGTCGACGCCACCTCGCTCGCGGCGATGCGACGCCTCGGCCTGGAGCGTGCGTTCGCCTTCGACGAGCTCTTCTCGCGCGAAGGGTACGAGCTGGTGAACTGA
- a CDS encoding histidine--tRNA ligase encodes MSSRDFRAPKGTRDLLPPATGLWAAVEETARRVFALYGYREIRTPIFEETELFARGVGETTDIVGKEMYTFTDKGERSLTLRPENTAAVCRAYVEHGMQTLPQPVRLFYIGPQFRYERPQKGRFRQFHQIGVELLGGKGAPSDVEVLQLLVRFLRELGFADLTVLLNTLGDSASRAAYRAGLVAYLEPRKDGLGEESRRRLELNPLRILDTKDPDEQQLLSGAPTLESFLTEESRARFAVVCSHLDHFEISYRVEPRLVRGLDYYTNTVFEIVSAGLGAQNAICGGGAYEGLVEELGGPPTYGVGFAIGEDRLLDVLPESSPLRAPERTRGPVLLAAAGRLPATADGVSLLTVRAERLREAGLPVVETAAKPPRVFELAASLRSPVVLFLGEDEIASDTVAIRDLETKEKASFPISAAIRYLDDRYFGGALSRRRGVDE; translated from the coding sequence ATGAGCTCAAGAGATTTCCGCGCGCCGAAGGGCACGCGCGACCTGCTGCCTCCCGCCACCGGCCTCTGGGCGGCGGTGGAGGAGACGGCGCGCCGTGTCTTCGCGCTCTACGGCTACCGCGAGATTCGCACGCCGATCTTCGAGGAGACCGAGCTCTTCGCCCGCGGCGTGGGCGAAACGACCGACATCGTCGGCAAGGAGATGTACACCTTCACCGACAAGGGGGAGCGGAGCCTCACCCTGCGGCCGGAGAACACCGCGGCGGTGTGCCGTGCCTACGTCGAGCACGGGATGCAGACCCTGCCGCAGCCGGTGCGCCTCTTCTACATCGGTCCGCAGTTCCGCTACGAGCGCCCGCAGAAGGGCCGCTTCCGCCAGTTCCACCAGATCGGCGTCGAGCTGCTCGGCGGCAAAGGCGCGCCGTCGGACGTCGAGGTGCTGCAGCTCCTCGTCCGTTTCCTCCGGGAGCTGGGATTCGCCGACCTCACGGTGCTGCTCAATACCCTGGGCGACAGTGCGTCGCGAGCGGCCTATCGCGCGGGGCTCGTCGCCTATCTCGAACCTCGAAAAGACGGTCTGGGCGAGGAAAGCAGGCGGCGGCTCGAGCTCAATCCGCTTCGTATCCTCGACACCAAGGACCCGGACGAGCAGCAGCTCTTGAGTGGTGCGCCGACGCTGGAGTCATTCTTGACGGAGGAGAGCCGCGCCCGGTTCGCCGTCGTGTGCTCGCATCTCGACCACTTCGAGATCTCCTACCGCGTCGAGCCTCGCCTGGTGCGCGGCCTCGACTACTACACGAACACGGTCTTCGAGATCGTCTCCGCGGGGCTCGGCGCGCAGAACGCCATCTGCGGCGGCGGCGCCTACGAGGGCCTCGTCGAAGAGCTCGGCGGGCCGCCCACCTACGGCGTCGGCTTCGCGATCGGCGAAGACCGGCTGCTCGACGTGCTCCCGGAGAGCTCGCCGCTGCGCGCTCCCGAACGCACGCGCGGCCCCGTGCTGCTCGCCGCTGCCGGCCGCTTGCCCGCAACCGCCGACGGCGTGTCACTCCTTACGGTGCGCGCGGAACGGCTGCGGGAGGCTGGCCTGCCGGTCGTGGAGACCGCCGCCAAACCGCCGCGAGTCTTCGAGCTGGCAGCGAGCCTGCGCTCCCCGGTCGTCTTGTTCCTCGGCGAGGACGAGATCGCGAGCGATACCGTGGCGATCCGCGATCTGGAGACCAAGGAGAAGGCCTCCTTTCCGATTTCCGCCGCGATCCGCTACCTTGACGACCGGTACTTCGGCGGGGCGCTCAGCCGACGGCGAGGCGTCGACGAGTAA
- a CDS encoding CopG family transcriptional regulator: protein MIRTQVQLTDSQARSLKRVASREGISLAEAVRRCVDRALSEGSSRQEDAFRRAAALVGAFADRGGAPDVAESHDRYLGEAV, encoded by the coding sequence ATGATTCGGACCCAGGTCCAACTGACGGATTCGCAGGCCCGGTCGCTCAAGCGGGTGGCTTCTCGCGAAGGGATCTCGCTCGCCGAGGCGGTGCGTCGTTGTGTCGACCGGGCGCTCTCCGAGGGCAGCTCGCGGCAGGAGGACGCCTTCCGTCGGGCCGCCGCGCTGGTCGGCGCGTTCGCCGATCGCGGGGGTGCTCCGGATGTCGCCGAGTCGCACGACCGCTATCTCGGCGAGGCGGTGTGA
- a CDS encoding acyl-CoA thioesterase yields MRRTSPGAAAASVDIEVRYAETDQMGVVHHANYLVWFELARTRLCADAGMPYAEIEKRGFLLMVTGAELRYRASAHYGERVRVTSRVARIGSRGVGFAYEVRRDDDLLATGSTEHLWIDAATRRPCSTPADLRAAFSRLAQRPTEGLG; encoded by the coding sequence ATGCGCCGCACTTCGCCGGGGGCCGCCGCGGCTTCGGTCGACATCGAGGTCCGCTACGCCGAGACCGATCAGATGGGCGTGGTCCATCACGCCAACTACTTGGTGTGGTTCGAGCTCGCGCGGACACGGCTCTGCGCCGACGCCGGCATGCCGTACGCCGAGATCGAGAAGCGTGGCTTTCTCCTGATGGTCACCGGCGCCGAGTTGCGCTATCGAGCGAGCGCCCACTATGGCGAACGGGTCCGCGTGACCTCGCGGGTCGCCAGGATCGGCAGCCGCGGCGTCGGCTTCGCCTACGAGGTCCGCCGCGACGACGACCTGCTGGCCACGGGCTCGACCGAACACCTCTGGATCGACGCCGCGACCCGCCGCCCGTGCTCGACGCCCGCGGACCTGCGCGCCGCCTTCTCGCGGCTCGCGCAACGGCCGACGGAAGGACTGGGTTGA